TATCAATGAATCGCTCAACGCAGTTCACAAAACAGGCCTCAGCCCGACTGTCCAACTTTGGCCCAGGCTTGTCCATGCACTTCTCCCAACACAGTTCAGTCATCTGGTGCACCAGCTGCTGAAAGCGCTGCTTCTGAGTTTCCACCTCGATGAAATGCTGCAACTGTGGGTCCACTGCGCCCAAACCCGCAGCGGAGGAGGACGAGGAAGAATCCATCCCAGCGCGACCACGCGTGCGGAGACCGACTCCACACCAACTCACCGACCTTCACGTGTCTCAGCCCGGGATATTAATTCAATATGAGCTTCAGATAAATAACAATTACTAATaccaaaaaagcattttttttttttttttggtttggaatTCTTATTCAAATGAAATTAGAAGTAGGAGTGCTGTGCATTCTTGACTATCACACTGTTGGTTGAACACAGATCAAAGTTTTGCATCCTGTAGACTGGAAGAAGCCTTTATCTTCACAGCTGGCTGAGAATCTATTAAGCAGTCTGTGGCTTTGTCTGAAAGCAGGAGGAATGGTCCTTCCTGCACCATAAAATACTCACTCCATTATCGTCCCCAAGACTAACTGCACAACTGAAGTCCTATTGGTGTTTAAGAATTTTTCCTGAAGATGTGAATATCAGGAGAAAAGGACACATGTTCTTGTTAGTTAACCTTTCCAGGAGCCTTAGTTACCTCTTGCTAGTAATGAAAAATAGACTGAGAGGCAAAAGACAAAGCAGAGAAGAGCACATCAAGATAAAAATGAGGGTCATAGAAGAAAGAGTCTGGGGAGCTTCGTGCTGTCTCCTAGTTAACAACATTGTGCAGGGCTGGAGCCCTTTCTAAGAGTGCATTTAGAATCTGAATAGATGGTCCACATCAAGTTAAAATGATTTCCAGCACTTGGAATGCCCAGCCACGATCACTCTTCATTGGCCATAATAGTTTTCTCAGAGTGAACAAACTCAGTctcaagaaactttttttttttatttctctggtagTTGAAATGGAATTCTCATATACTTTGATCTTAGTACAGTTGAGAGTGATCATGAGGGACCTGTGCTTGCCAACAACTGGCTCATCTCTCAAGGCTTTTCTTATTTGCTCCGTTTCCCTATTCAGTGTCTCCAAAGGTACATGCAATATGGAGAAGGTTCTTAGAACAAATTATTTCCACAAATATCAAAATAGGAGgcattcctccttcctcttttctcccaAGGTCAATATCATGCAAAAATTTCCAGTGGCAGCCTGAGAGCACATTTAAATTACTGACCTTGAGGATGCTGCACTCTCCTGTAGCActagaggctttttttttttttaactgatgaagttaatattaaataaaatcagcAGGGGGCACAATTTCTTCACAGTGTTAGGTTTTGCTTTTTGATTAGAAAAGAAAACACCTAAGCTGGTTCTTTGTGCTGTTTTGAATGGGTGTTATTTGATAATCCAAATATCAGAATGTCATGCACGGACTCATTTTCCCCTGAAAAAAGCTATCTGAAAGGGGCTGGCAAATTTACTGACAATGCCTTGCTGATTATATCATATCtgcatcattgatttttttttaaaaaaatgaacaatcatTGAGTGGATGTATTTAGGACGATAAATTCAAGCACTACTGTAGAAGTCTACCcttatttatttggtttctcTACATAGTCGAATCCTGATGGTAACGCCTATCTTCTGGAGATCTAAAAGACAGGTAGAAggatttcatttattgatttagtCAGCGATTGTAGCAGATGCTTTCAGTGGCTGAGTGTTACAGCTGTCTTACACATCTTGGAAGAGTTTGTGCACTCAGAATACCTCGAAATCCAATTTATTATATACTCTTTCTGATCTGctaaaaaaggaatagaaatcaATGACCTCATCTCACAGCATTGTCCTATGTGTAACATGAAATGATCTGCAATGTCCACAAGTCAGTTCTTACTTGGTCCTGGTCAGAGCTATTTTAGATTAATCACTTTATTCTCTTATCATTCATTGTATTATCTTCAAgaacaaaaatagattatgaataCCGAAATGGTTCAGGAAATTTTATCACTAAAGGGTCACCAAGAgctcttttaaattattattattatcattattaaatgCAACATTAACAATAGCCCAGTATCatgcagaattttttttgtttaaggctTGACTTATTTGTACTTATTAACTCATTGCATTTCTTCAAGGCACAGTGAGATTCAGATATTAGCCTAAATTACTGATTTAAGTGAGGAAGAGATACGAAGGCACACAATCTAGCTCTGAAAACAATGTATAACATTTTACAAATTggatttaatcttttaaataagtAATGATTcagagactttttatttttttaaataacttttttaaagcttttattttcaattgacataataatacatatttataggaTGCACTGTGATGTTTCAATAGATGTATATATTGATCAGATAAAGGTAGTTGGTATATCTATcactcaaacatttatcatttcttt
Above is a genomic segment from Urocitellus parryii isolate mUroPar1 chromosome 8, mUroPar1.hap1, whole genome shotgun sequence containing:
- the LOC144256597 gene encoding mitochondrial import inner membrane translocase subunit Tim8 A, yielding MDSSSSSSAAGLGAVDPQLQHFIEVETQKQRFQQLVHQMTELCWEKCMDKPGPKLDSRAEACFVNCVERFIDTSQFILNRLEQTQKSKPVFSESLSD